From the genome of Salmonella enterica subsp. houtenae serovar Houten:
CTGGCGATAGATAAACAGGAAATTGAAACGCAGGTAGAGGTAAAAAGCGGCGAGACGCTGGCGCTGGGCGGTATTTTTTCGCGAAAAAATAAATCGGGCAGCGATAGCGTGCCGCTGTTGGGGGATATTCCCTGGCTTGGTCAGCTCTTCCGCCATGACGGCAAAGAGGACGAGCGACGCGAATTAGTGGTGTTTATCACCCCCAGACTGGTTGCGCCAGAATAATTTATGCATAAAAAAGCGTTGTTTTTGCACTGAACGCGTCTCAGGGATTTGACGTGCGGATGTATTTAGCATACAAGGAGTACCGATTTGAGAGTCGTGCTTTTCGTTGCTTACGCATTGATTAATGCGCTTTGCCTTGCCGAAGGTGTGTATAAGACCGATGATAAACGGCTGAATGTCCGCTGATGCAGACGTATTGGTTCTGCGGATTGCACGCAATTGTTTGAAAGTAGAGCAATTTGTCGGTCGGATATGTTGTTCTGGCCACCATCCGGCAACGCTAACTCGGGTTTTGCAACAATCAGGCTTGGTGATTTATTCAGTTGCCAAACCCGCTTGAGTATTGAGATAATTTTCAGTCTGACTCTCGCAATATCTTATGAGGTTTCAGTTCATGTCCTGCTGCGCTGGGTGTCTGTGAAGCGGGTTTACCATTAACGAATAGTCTTAGTAGTACCGAAAAAATGGCAGAGAAACGCAATATCTTTCTGGTTGGGCCTATGGGTGCCGGAAAAAGCACTATTGGGCGCCAGTTAGCTCAACAACTCAATATGGAATTTTACGATTCTGATCAAGAGATTGAGAAACGAACCGGAGCTGATGTGGGCTGGGTCTTCGATGTTGAAGGTGAAGACGGCTTCCGTAATCGTGAAGAAAAAGTTATCAACGAATTGACGGAAAAACAGGGTATTGTGCTGGCAACCGGCGGTGGCTCTGTAAAATCGCGTGAAACGCGTAACCGTCTCTCCGCGCGTGGCGTCGTGGTCTACCTTGAAACGACCATCGAAAAACAACTGGCGCGCACGCAGCGTGATAAAAAACGCCCGCTGTTGCAGGTTGAAGCGCCGCCTCGCGAAGTTCTGGAAGCGCTGGCTAACGAACGCAATCCGCTGTACGAAGAGATTGCCGACGTCACCATTCGCACCGACGATCAAAGCGCTAAGGTTGTGGCAAACCAGATTATTCATATGCTGGAAAGCAACTAATTCAAGCAGAATACGCTGGGTAAGCGGGCACAAGTAACTAAGGTGGATGTCGCGTTATGGAGAGGATTACAGTCACTCTCGGGGAACGTAGTTACCCGATCACCATCGCGGCTGGTTTGTTTAACGAACCAGCTTCATTCTTGCCGCTGAAATCAGGCGATCAGGTCATGTTAGTGACCAACGAAACCCTGGCGCCGCTTTATCTGGACAAGGTTCGCGGCGTACTTGAGCGGGCGGGCGTTAACGTAGACAGCGTGATTCTTCCTGACGGCGAGCAGTATAAGAGCCTGTCGGTGCTGGATACGGTGTTTACGGCGTTACTGAAAAAACCGCATGGTCGTGATACCACGCTGGTCGCGCTTGGCGGCGGCGTGATTGGCGATCTCACCGGTTTTGCGGC
Proteins encoded in this window:
- the aroK gene encoding shikimate kinase I; this translates as MAEKRNIFLVGPMGAGKSTIGRQLAQQLNMEFYDSDQEIEKRTGADVGWVFDVEGEDGFRNREEKVINELTEKQGIVLATGGGSVKSRETRNRLSARGVVVYLETTIEKQLARTQRDKKRPLLQVEAPPREVLEALANERNPLYEEIADVTIRTDDQSAKVVANQIIHMLESN